DNA sequence from the Capsicum annuum cultivar UCD-10X-F1 unplaced genomic scaffold, UCD10Xv1.1 ctg82773, whole genome shotgun sequence genome:
TCGATGTGCAAGTCAAACATACAGTATCCTAAAATCACATTAAAGTGTTAGTGTTAGGGACATGATGTAAAGAGCTGAAATACATTGCTTCATCAACATTCTTATTTCTTACCAAGCGACCATATATCAGATTTATAGCCATAGGGTATGCTGGCAAGGTGCTCCGGGCACATGTCGTTAGGTGTGCCAGATACCTATTACAAGAAATTTGTTCTAAAATTAAGGATTAGCTGTACAACTCAACGTCTTTTTCTCAAATACATTAAGCTAGGTGCTATGGCGACAGGAGCTTTGTAATATGATGAataccacaatatttttttttataaaaaggaaGATGACCACCACAACATTTTGGTACCTATGACCGAAAATAAAAGCAAATTTTAGGTTTTCTCGGTCTTAGAGGGAGAAGGGATTTCTCTCTTGCTAAATAGATATGCTGAATCGATTGTTAGGTGACAATAGATGGTCGAAACTTGCATGTAAGAAAGCGGTTCATTTTGCAGCAATAGAAATTCATACCGAGGAAGCAAGGCCTTCTGAATCTAGCAATTTTCCTAATCCAAAATCACCTGTGACAATCAAGTGAATTTGAAGGATAGTAAAGAAGCAAAGACGACCCACCAGATGAGTATGTTACATActgaattcaaaatagttcacgtTAAAAACGTTTCATGCCAAGAAGGCTTTTCTATTTCGCCGATTACAGCAAGTTTTTACCTTGAGGTCTCTATGATGAACGCGGTTGGAAGGCAGATGCTCCAAAGCTAACAATAGATGAGTCAGCCATTTGCAGAGTTTCTATAATAGCAggaaaaaaacaacataaaagcACGCAATTTTTTAAGCTACCGGGAAGGCACAGAGAAGCTTCATAAGTATTGAAATCGCATTTAATTACCTCTTCCGGGAAAAGTGCTCCTCTAGTCTTCCTCATGACCTCCGCCCTGAACACGGGGAAAAAAAATCGTCACCGTCCTCAGATTACACCACAAAAGAAGTTCTATGATCATCctattcatttctttattttcaacctCATTACCCCTTCTATCGTTCTTGGTACGAGGGAGTATTTATGAAATCTGAGGTCTTTCATTCTCCAGATACCTGGATGTGCTTACAACACAGGCTGAAAACAGCCACGATCTTGGCAAAAGGTTGCGCTCTACAAACACAGGTTAGCCATATTTTATGATGAAATATAGCCGGTGACAATGATGAAGAATTTTACTTAACAATTGTTTTCCCTTCCCTCGTTTAGTGGCtccttttgttctttattcttatcTTTCCTTATAGGAACACATTTAAAATGTTAGCAAAATCAGGGATAATCACTCACTTGTTTTCATCTTCGCAATTATCGGCAACGATGCATATACAGCTCCcctgaaagaaaaagaaagtcgaGCTTTTTCTCTGGTGCAGCTTATGCAGCAATAATAACAACTATTAAAGGCTACGTTTTGCACTTTCTGATCCAAGCAACTACAAAACTGGACGATAGGATACCTTGTCCACCCAAGCATCTTTGTACTCTAAAAGATATGGATGGCTTAGTTTAGCTATCAAATTCACCTGCAACGGAAAAATAACCGTCTATCATCAGATAGAAGAATATTCTCCAAGCATATCTTACCATCAAGTAAAACttttcatataataaattataagatGAGTCGAAGATTTTGTATCTAAATATGCTTGGTTCGAAAGGAAAGATTGGAGCAACTATTTGATGACATAACTTCTTTCACTCGACATTTAAGCGTGTCCATATTCCATACTGCCTATTCATCAAAATGAGTATTTGGTAGAGAGATGTATACCTCTTCACGTCCAGATTATCCACTTCAAGAAAGTAGTGTTATTGATACAGGGAAAATCATAGGTGCGAAGTACTTACTGGTTCTTCTTTTCTATTGCTAAGAGGAAAGAAAACTACTTCACGTGTGACTCCAACGAGAAAGTTCTAAATTTCTACTTCAGTTCAATCCTACTTGTCAGctcatgtcatttttttttttggaagctCGTCTTGCGGATGCTTGGTCCTTCGAACTCAAACCTTGAGTTAAGACATTGGGGCATATATATTATTCTGTTGAATCAATCTTCTCCAAAACCTAAGCTCATCAGATGCAAACCAGCATTCATCGATAGATGTCTAAAGGTTTCCATCGATAGAATTTATAGGATGCTCCATGCATTGGTCAGGACAATCACTCCTTACATAGTCCAGCATGCTAAACACTCTTAGAAGAAAAAAGGCTTGCATGGCAACACACGCTTCAAGTCGTGCGATATGATAGTTAAAATGGTAACAGCAAAGGAAGAATGTTGTGGTATGAGAGTGATAATCCAAGATGTTTAGAAGAAGACcaattgaaatagaacaacaacaacaagaagcctagtgtatctggggagggtaaattgtacacagtccataccgctacccccgaagaagtagagaggttgttccgatagacccccaacaattgaaatagaagaacatcAATAAAAGTCAGTTTATCAAATACTTTATGATGGAACACCTGATACAATGTAGCTCACAACCGAAAATATGAGGAGAACTATTCAATTAGACAAAAATCTAGCAAGTACGAGATATTGAATGTATGTATTATTCTgaattgctttatatttcataaacgcGATGTTCCTGGGTTGAAGTTTTTGTTTGTCCCTTTGTTGTTTCGTGATGTACTTAACGAACTTTTtctaacaccccgtattcaagtacgtgtattggcgtattcaagtacgtgtattggtcttatttatatggaattaattttttttattttatttatactagaatttgcccgtcgatagttccatacgaaggttattgaataagctttccaacgatataattatttccaaaaattgatcggtttcgtatataatcgagcacgtttgaaactataaaacggtggccgggatatttgggaatagtaaatgtaaaggaaaatttcctgcacacaaactactgaggccagccgaatttttggatcaaatacgaacgatcataactaccttaatataatgaaatgggagagctgcgacctatgaaaagaaagatatttgagtcttctttccaatgcaattggtttcatccaaatccaatgtctgagtaaggagttatactcgttttacttcggccaatcaaaacagatttttagggtcaacttcaaatgaccataactccttgtacaggaagaactgggtggcctaatttatatgaaatgaaatccctttgaattatccttccaacgataccaatttcacccaaatccgatatcggagaaaagagttatggtagatctactttagcttatcaaaacagtccaccaaaggacatattttgacattatttaaattttaaaggcattttggtcatttcctattatattatggacgggaatatgtgtatatatacatgtatatgagttcaaaaactaattttcatcatcaatcattgagaaagaacaaaacctagcaaaatttgacctttaaattacttttgattcaaccgtagaaattccaaagtaatccactaactgcgtttgtcatctcgagagcttcgaacggctcctattatttgtgcaaataggattgcataatcaagaggtgaattctaaggtatgaatattgtttgcctttattcttttctatacgtatatgtgtgatagaggattatatgtattggttgttattgaaaggtgatggaaatagggttatggactattttgcatggtttggttgtattgaattgtggaaggtggatgtggtgatatactattgaattgatgattatttatgtctacggctcaatttggtttaatggattggttggaaggataaatgaatccaaacttgatattggaggatgttgtatgaatatgcatggcatgtgaatgtaatggAGTATAAGAgtgttaaagtgacaccctttatggtgtaattaaggtttactacttaaccactagtttggtgaattcaaataattgaattgtggcATTTgtttgctaatactagattgctataatatgttcattgtagataagtaatccgaaaagacgggaagtccatttgggactagtattgaaggttgacagtcaggtatgtaaagcatactctataccatatctttggcataaaagtgaacaattgttctattaagaaagtttccaaagttattcagtaacatgtgatccttGTTTTCCAAATCCTACATGTtaattgcactaatgaatgtcagaaggtatccggttactcaaacaagatccatgtgctattaatgactccaaaacgtttcattgatatactaataagttcctacttcattgttgtggcattgatgactccaaaacacttcattgatatgccaatgagttcttacttcatcgttatttcattgatggtctatttatatgtctgttattgatgtattattgtttcaaactatcaaaaatgcggtggcgaccgaaataacaatctcaaaaattaattgaactaagtgatggaagttctctcttatcggctGGTATCCCAGggacataagcctatcatgggttgatccctatttatgtgtttatgggtggtatcccaagggcataagcctatcatggctcgatcccagttgatatgtactggaggaaGCCAAatagtcacagtacagtacagtaatgattacaaagatgataagaacgaaggtaaagtgattgaataaatacaatgtacaggttgtcacaagttctagtaagtgtggtccactcctattacgatttattcacttatttctaatttttagtgAGCTCCTATATCgtatgtgattatctatagctttacatactcagtacatattttgtactaacgtcccccacgggggacctccatttcatgttgtaggcacaggtacctcagctcatacaccgcaaaGTAGTAGTCAGGATATCCATCTGCTTTTGTATGAACTGAAGCAATGTCCATCTTTCAATAAGTTGGCTTCGTCTTACAGGGTGACGATGAAAGTTTtgcgtgggggtgggggtggggggtaccCTAGAGCCTTGATAATCCTGGTGTGTAAGTTATTTATGATCTTGGTGCACATTTTCATGGAATTTGTTCTTGTTTCATCCCTATTTCTGGGCTCCTTGTCTAGCTATTTTCACCAATGCGTCATATGCCTCGTCAATACTTCACACTCACAGTACATTGATAGGAGTGCATTTCCGACATAGCACATGATATGATATCCTACATTAACAAGTCATCTGTGTAATTTGATTTCCAAATTCGAATGCAGCAAcatcaagtaagaaaatattgtatgTCTGAACAAGCAGTATAACAAgcatattttttacaaactctAAACATGAGTAGAAAATGTCCATTTCACTTTGTCTTGATGAATGTTTGATCCTTTTAGAAGCACCGTGATCTGAAGTTCACTCCACAGCAAActgttttctgttaatcttttgAGTATTGAATATTGTCGACCTGAGCTTCAACGTACTTCCACTTTACATGTATtaccacaaaaatgaaaatacacaacaaaacaatttcctacaattttgtttttagtttctgcACTTATTTACTCCCAGACCGAATACTTAGTTTCCAACAAATATCAAGCTGATGCAATGCACCTCTCATAGAGCTCTTCAAGAAGCCAGTCTTCAACAATCACCATAAAACAGTAAAGTTAACAGCCCGgccttttcattttttaaagtagGTCAACACAGATGACACACTCCTATTTGCTTTCCCACCATTCACAACCTTACGTTTCTCCTTTCTCAGCTCTCTCTTCACCAGAAGTACATAGGCTAGCCCATGTTCTgtgatatttcaacataaacaaaTATCATCACACTGTCAGCTTATGATTAAATGTTCAGCCATTTGACAATAGTGAGAGTGAGTCACAGAACACCAAATTTAACAAACATAACACGGAAGTTACCGTTGTCTCAATGAATAACATCCTAAAGTGAGGATATCAATACCAAGAAAACTTCAGATGCAAACTTTCAAATACAGTGTACACCAGTCAACGGCCATAAACAGtaaagtataaatagaaaaaacaaatcaatgaCATGAAAGGACAGTAAATTTTATCAAGAGTAAGGATCAAGGAAGACTAAAGTCTCATGAACGTGATAGTGGTAGGATATCTGACAGGGAAAGGGAGCGAGACGACTTTGAACAGGACAAGAAAAGGTATAAGGCAAGGAGTCATCGTTCAATAGGAAAAGGTCACTCGGAGAAACCAAAACATGACTCTTCTCGGGATCGTGATTACCAATCTTATTCATCACGACAGAATAATTGTAATAGACACCATTTGCTTATAGCGGCCTGACAAAATGTTACTACGGCCCATATGTTGTCTTTATGGAGCGTAGCTACTGCTCTTTGCATAATAGCTGAGGGTGCCGCCTTTATTAGTGAAACTGTACCACACCCTTTTGCATAAACCAAGGTTTCTCATAATCGCAACATTGATTTCaactattttcatttagttccCCTGAACAATTGACATCCCCATGCTGACCAAATATATTTGGTCTGCACAAACTCTTTAACATTCACTTAATTGTTCTCGAAATAGACTtcctagtttaaaaataaaaattcatacaaaTGTGACGGTATGACTCCCACTTCCCTTTTCTCCTTCCTTCCATTTACGATGCCCTCTATTATGTGAtaagaaagtaagaaacaaatagaagcataaaacaacaataaagctAGAAAAAGACGTGTAAGTATATATAAGCTGGTGGGACTTATATCATTGTAAGTAGAGTTATTCATGagtacaaaaaatacattatGATGACCATGTCTGTACACAAAAATAGTACTCCTAACATATTAGATAAAACATCATTGTAAAAGTTACATGATGATCACTACGGCTATACACAAAAGTAGTACAGTACTTCTATATACTACTTGAAAAAACACCATTCCAACTTCAAAATAAAGAACTTTACCATAGTAATAACCCATATCATTGTTGAAGAAGAGCCAAATCTTTATTGAcgatatcaatatcacaatgaaGTTGGAGAGGAaggttttcttctctttctagTCCATTTTTGTTCAAATGAGGCACTTTGTAATTATTGCCGCCACTATCTTTCATCACCTCAATCATACAAGATTGTACAGTAAGAAATACATGATTGAGTTGCTTCGCTTTCATTTCATCAAAAGATCTTTCCACTGCTTCCACTAATTCATCAACATTTTTAGGGGCCTTTTGatattgaagactttggattgcTCTAAAAAAACCAAGATCTAAAACATTTAAATCTGGACTGTTCGATGTTTGAAAACACAATCTAATGTCAAATCCATCTTGTTGGGCTGCTTCAATAAATTCCAAATCATTGTTACCAATATGTGGACTTGCATTATCTTGTTGTAAAAAGATAGGATTATTTGAATCGGAAGCTGGCCATTTTGCTCTAATAGCAGGAAGAACTTTCTCTATCAAGCAAGCTCTGGTCATATCTTTAGTTACTGACTGAATGGGCTTTGTTTCCATAGTTCCTGTTGCTCGATTTTTGCTATTCCGCTTAGCTGGTTCCTTAACTACAAACGAAAAAATACCTATTTTTCCAGAAAACAACTCAATTCCATTTTCATCAAATCGAGGACGTGCTACAGCAGCCATANNNNNNNNNNNNNNNNNNNNNNNNNNNNNNNNNNNNNNNNNNNNNNNNNNNNNNNNNNNNNNNNNNNNNNNNNNNNNNNNNNNNNNNNNNNNNNNNNNNNNNNNNNNNNNNNNNNNNNNNNNNNNNNNNNNNNNNNNNNNNNNNNNNNNNNNNNNNNNNNNNNNNNNNNNNNNNNNNNNNNNNNNNNNNNNNNNNNNNNNNNNNNNNNNNNNNNNNNNNNNNNNNNNNNNNNNNNNNNNNNNNNNNNNNNNNNNNNNNNNNNNNNNNNNNNNNNNNNNNNNNNNNNNNNNNNNNNNNNNNNNNNNNNNNNNNNNNNNNNNNNNNNNNNNNNNNNNNNNNNNNNNNNNNNNNNNNNNNNNNNNNNNNNNNNNNNNNNNNNNNNNNNNNNNNNNNNNNNNNNNNNNNNNNNNNNNNNNNNNNNNNNNNNNNNNNNNNNNNNNNNNNNNNNNNNNNNNNNNNNNNNNNNNNNNNNNNNNNNNNNNNNNNNNNNNNNNNNNNNNNNNNNNNNNNNNNNNNNNNNNNNNNNNNNNNNNNNNNNNNNNNNNNNNNNNNNNNNNNNNNNNNNNNNNNNNNNNNNNNNNNNNNNNNNNNNNNNNNNNNNNNNNNNNNNNNNNNNNNNNNNNNNNNNNNNNNNNNNNNNNNNNNNNNNNNNNNNNNNNNNNNNNNNNNNNNNNNNNNNNNNNNNNNNNNNNNNNNNNNNNNNNNNNNNNNNNNNNNNNNNNNNNNNNNNNNNNNNNNNNNNNNNNNNNNNNNNNNNNNNNNNNNNNNNNNNNNNNNNNNNNNNNNNNNNNNNNNNNNNNNNNNNNNNNNNNNNNNNNNNNNNNNNNNNNNNNNNNNNNNNNNNNNNNNNNNNNNNNNNNNNNNNNNNNNNNNNNNNNNNNNNNNNNNNNNNNNNNNNNNNNNNNNNNNNNNNNNNNNNNNNNNNNNNNNNNNNNNNNNNNNNNNNNNNNNNNNNNNNNNNNNNNNNNNNNNNNNNNNNNNNNNNNNNNNNNNNNNNNNNNNNNNNNNNNNNNNNNNNNNNNNNNNNNNNNNNNNNNNNNNNNNNNNNNNNNNNNNNNNNNNNNNNNNNNNNNNNNNNNNNNNNNNNNNNNNNNNNNNNNNNNNNNNNNNNNNNNNNNNNNNNNNNNNNNNNNNNNNNNNNNNNNNNNNNNNNNNNNNNNNNNNNNNNNNNNNNNNNNNNNNNNNNNNNNNNNNNNNNNNNNNNNNNNNNNNNNNNNNNNNNNNNNNNNNNNNNNNNNNNNNNNNNNNNNNNNNNNNNNNNNNNNNNNNNNNNNNNNNNNNNNNNNNNNNNNNNNNNNNNNNNNNNNNNNNNNNNNNNNNNNNNNNNNNNNNNNNNNNNNNNNNNNNNNNNNNNNNNNNNNNNNNNNNNNNNNNNNNNNNNNNNNNNNNNNNNNNNNNNNNNNNNNNNNNNNNNNNNNNNNNNNNNNNNNNNNNNNNNNNNNNNNNNNNNNNNNNNNNNNNNNNNNNNNNNNNNNNNNNNNNNNNNNNNNNNNNNNNNNNNNNNNNNNNNNNNNNNNNNNNNNNNNNNNNNNNNNNNNNNNNNNNNNNNNNNNNNNNNNNNNNNNNNNNNNNNNNNNNNNNNNNNNNNNNNNNNNNNNNNNNNNNNNNNNNNNNNNNNNNNNNNNNNNNNNNNNNNNNNNNNNNNNNNNNNNNNNNNNNNNNNNNNNNNNNNNNNNNNNNNNNNNNNNNNNNNNNNNNNNNNNNNNNNNNNNNNNNNNNNNNNNNNNNNNNNNNNNNNNNNNNNNNNNNNNNNNNNNNNNNNNNNNNNNNNNNNNNNNNNNNNNNNNNNNNNNNNNNNNNNNNNNNNNNNNNNNNNNNNNNNNNNNNNNNNNNNNNNNNNNNNNNNNNNNNNNNNNNNNNNNNNNNNNNNNNNNNNNNNNNNNNNNNNNNNNNNNNNNNNNNNNNNNNNNNNNNNNNNNNNNNNNNNNNNNNNNNNNNNNNNNNNNNNNNNNNNNNNNNNNNNNNNNNNNNNNNNNNNNNNNNNNNNNNNNNNNNNNNNNNNNNNNNNNNNNNNNNNNNNNNNNNNNNNNNNNNNNNNNNNNNNNNNNNNNNNNNNNNNNNNNNNNNNNNNNNNNNNNNNNNNNNNNNNNNNNNNNNNNNNNNNNNNNNNNNNNNNNNNNNNNNNNNNNNNNNNNNNNNNNNNNNNNNNNNNNNNNNNNNNNNNNNNNNNNNNNNNNNNNNNNNNNNNNNNNNNNNNNNNNNNNNNNNNNNNNNNNNNNNNNNNNNNNNNNNNNNNNNNNNNNNNNNNNNNNNNNNNNNNNNNNNNNNNNNNNNNNNNNNNNNNNNNNNNNNNNNNNNNNNNNNNNNNNNNNNNNNNNNNNNNNNNNNNNNNNNNNNNNNNNNNNNNNNNNNNNNNNNNNNNNNNNNNNNNNNNNNNNNNNNNNNNNNNNNNNNNNNNNNNNNNNNNNNNNNNNNNNNNNNNNNNNNNNNNNNNNNNNNNNNNNNNNNNNNNNNNNNNNNNNNNNNNNNNNNNNNNNNNNNNNNNNNNNNNNNNNNNNNNNNNNNNNNNNNNNNNNNNNNNNNNNNNNNNNNNNNNNNNNNNNNNNNNNNNNNNNNNNNNNNNNNNNNNNNNNNNNNNNNNNNNNNNNNNNNNNNNNNNNNNNNNNNNNNNNNNNNNNNNNNNNNNNNNNNNNNNNNNNNNNNNNNNNNNNNNNNNNNNNNNNNNNNNNNNNNNNNNNNNNNNNNNNNNNNNNNNNNNNNNNNNNNNNNNNNNNNNNNNNNNNNNNNNNNNNNNNNNNNNNNNNNNNNNNNNNNNNNNN
Encoded proteins:
- the LOC124895519 gene encoding uncharacterized protein LOC124895519, whose translation is MAAVARPRFDENGIELFSGKIGIFSFVVKEPAKRNSKNRATGTMETKPIQSVTKDMTRACLIEKVLPAIRAKWPASDSNNPIFLQQDNASPHIGNNDLEFIEAAQQDGFDIRLCFQTSNSPDLNVLDLGFFRAIQSLQYQKAPKNVDELVEAVERSFDEMKAKQLNHVFLTVQSCMIEVMKDSGGNNYKVPHLNKNGLEREENLPLQLHCDIDIVNKDLALLQQ